In Oncorhynchus gorbuscha isolate QuinsamMale2020 ecotype Even-year linkage group LG08, OgorEven_v1.0, whole genome shotgun sequence, one genomic interval encodes:
- the LOC124041370 gene encoding cytochrome c oxidase subunit 7A-related protein, mitochondrial-like — translation MYYKLNGVTQRLAGSAPSAYSPQGLRVTVPMEAPPMIFATPTKYVSEAGNTVEYLGHNKVPDLQKLFQKSDGIPVHLKRGLMDKMLYRTTMGLTIGGTLYCLMALYIAAQPRK, via the exons ATGTACTACAAGTTAAATGGAGTTACACAAAGACTTGCTGGATCGGCACCGAGTGCGTACAGCCCTCAG GGGTTGAGGGTAACGGTGCCCATGGAGGCCCCTCCAATGATCTTTGCCACCCCCACCAAATATGTGTCGGAGGCAGGGAACACAGTGGAGTACCTGGGACACAACAAAGTCCCTGACCTACAGAAACTCTTCCAG AAGTCTGACGGTATCCCTGTGCACCTGAAGAGAGGCCTGATGGACAAGATGCTGTACAGGACCACCATGGGCCTGACCATTGGAGGGACCCTCTACTGCCTGATGGCTCTCTACATAGCTGCCCAGCCAAGGAAGTGA
- the LOC124041371 gene encoding potassium voltage-gated channel subfamily G member 3-like, whose protein sequence is MKFGKSICILNVGGTKYAFPKDVIKDFPLSRVSRLHKCASEKEVLEVCDDYDRERNEFFFDRHSEAFCFIMLYVKYGKLRFVPQMCELSFYNEMIYWGLESSHLEFCCQRRLDNKMSDSYIHFSEEEVKLEEELKGENLVTRVVTEREGSKWLERMRSTFEEPTSSVAAQILASVSVIFVLVSMVMLCVSTLPDWKTAENNSVEEHRYNPDSLEHPSGIIEAVCIGWFTAECIVRFIVSRDKCEFVKRPLNIIDLLAITPYYISISMTMLTGENSQLQRAGVTLRVLRMMRIFWVIKLARHFLGLQTLGLTLSRCYREMVMLLLFICVPMAIFSALAQLLEHGLDLESPNEDYASIPAACWWVIISMTTVGYGDMYPITVPGRVLGGLCVVSGIVLLALPITFIYHSFVQCYHELKFRSARCTRSLSAEFLD, encoded by the exons ATGAAGTTTGGGAAGAGCATCTGTATCCTTAATGTGGGTGGCACAAAATATGCGTTCCCTAAGGATGTGATAAAGGATTTCCCTCTGAGCAGAGTGAGCCGTTTGCACAAATGCGCATCGGAGAAAGAAGTACTGGAAGTGTGTGACGACTACGATCGGGAACGGAATGAGTTTTTCTTCGATAGGCACTCCGAGGCTTTTTGTTTCATCATGCTGTACGTGAAGTACGGGAAGCTACGGTTCGTCCCGCAGATGTGCGAGCTATCATTCTATAACGAAATGATTTACTGGGGGCTGGAGAGCTCACACTTGGAGTTTTGCTGCCAGCGGAGACTGGACAATAAGATGTCCGACTCGTACATTCATTTCTCCGAGGAGGAAGTCAAACTCGAGGAAGAGTTGAAGGGCGAGAATTTGGTGACTCGCGTGGTcacggagagagaggggtccAAGTGGCTGGAGAGAATGAGAAGTACTTTTGAGGAGCCGACTTCATCAGTCGCAGCACAAATCCTGGCCTCAGTGTCCGTTATATTTGTTTTAGTGTCCATGGTGATGCTTTGTGTGAGTACTTTGCCAGATTGGAAAACCGCTGAGAACAACAGCGTGGAGGAACACCGGTACAATCCCGACTCTTTAGAGCATCCATCCGG GATCATCGAGGCTGTGTGTATCGGCTGGTTCACCGCTGAGTGCATTGTGCGCTTCATCGTGTCGCGGGACAAGTGCGAGTTTGTCAAACGGCCCCTCAACATCATCGACCTACTGGCCATTACACCCTACTACATCTCCATCTCCATGACGATGCTGACAGGGGAGAACTCCCAGCTTCAGCGGGCGGGCGTCACCCTGCGTGTTCTGCGCATGATGCGCATCTTCTGGGTGATCAAGCTTGCCCGACACTTCCTGGGCCTGCAGACTCTGGGGCTAACGCTGAGTCGCTGCTACCGGGAAATGGTGATGCTGCTGCTGTTTATCTGCGTGCCTATGGCCATCTTCAGTGCTCTAGCCCAGCTGCTGGAGCATGGCCTGGACCTGGAGTCGCCGAATGAGGACTACGCCAGCATTCCAGCCGCCTGCTGGTGGGTTATTATCTCCATGACCACTGTGGGCTATGGAGACATGTACCCCATCACTGTGCCTGGGCGAGTGCTGGGTGGCCTGTGCGTGGTGAGCGGCATCGTGCTCCTGGCACTGCCCATCACCTTCATCTACCACAGCTTTGTGCAGTGCTACCATGAGCTCAAGTTCCGCTCTGCCCGCTGCACGCGAAGCCTGTCCGCAGAGTTTCTCGATTGA